The DNA sequence tgactgaataaacaatattgatattaattccatagactagaaaataataaaatttctgaaatatattcttacagtagatagcaataaagaatacatttaatattagatcctttcagtgctttaccacactgGTGTAACTAATCtcatcttaggtaagagagaattatcacaaacaccgcaaccgtaccaataggtagccaaaacctatctaggttgtgaatacgtttttcttcttactagatctggccaagtcccctactggaaaactcatgaggagattcattgACTTgattcttagtaaaaagccttagacttgtttatcatatttcaataataaaccattatattatattatttattctcataattaggtaaacaagtggatgtggcgtttctcgtatacatgcacaagctgactgtacaaaggcatgtatgctcgaagcatcttttagtatacaaaccccaacaatctcccacttatactcaaagaatgctttcgagtatacctaCCGCTTTATTGGCCTTGTGctacacattcacacacattttctcccacttatactcaaagcaGGCTTTGGCCACTATGTACTCAAAACTATAATTCTTTAAAAGAATCTACCAACATAGTTTGCTAGAGTACATAAAACGAAAATATACTTGTAATTTATAACCTTAATTCTTGCTAAGGAGCACGATtatttgaccaaaatatttcTAGGCCCTTTGATCCAGtggaataattttatgtgcCTTTCTCAAGTGCACTTATACATATTCCTCTATCAAAATCCATTATTTTGATCCTTTTGAATTTCTACTAATTAAAGTAGAATACCTATAGCaatatataaagttttaatcatGTCGAATATgattcccaaaactttaattatatatatccCAATTTAACTTGGTATTATCCttactatataatttgtgatgaaaatttatgtatgAACATAATTACCTCATCACAATGACTAATTGGAAATTAGTccttatgacaaaataaaaccgaaTGATTgcattctttgttttatagtcataaattccaagagttcatttatttaaccatTTGTTGTGAATTTTAGAAATACTTTCTTTGGAAACCCAAaagtaattctaatttttaatagcTAACTTGGAAATatcttttaatgttattagaGTCTTAGAAAGTGTGCAATTCATCACTTCTTTCATTCTAGGGTGTGAACCCCTTTAACTCTATCAAACATTACCTTTATTCCAATTATGAATAATCTATGAGACAAAATTTAGCTCCCacttttaaaagtagaaaaataccagtctcaatattctttaaggctattaaaacaatttaaacagTGTCTGGAGTTAAATTCACTCTAGTTTAATAAAACGAGCCATGACGCTCTTATTAAACacttagaatttaatttttcattaagaAAAAGCTctcactattttaattatcactttcacaacaaaataaataaaacaataactaatcaaatagTCAACTCTAGGCTTGaaacattaaaacaaatttaatgtgcatactatatttactatacaagaacttctagtatttataataaatacttatcttgtttctagttgaatttattttacttgtcTTGTAATCAAtcattgtgattatttttcttacaccTTTATTTGAACAAACGCGATcataagatcattttattttgtattgaatccatgtcgaacattaatgttctattgactcatcaacaaaataatggttCAAAAGACTTAAGGATTAAAGAAacttaataatcaatatttctagaagaaaacttaataataattgaatcaacAATTTTAATCACAAGTAAACAGTTTTGATATTAACCATGTTACATTTGATGTCATAAATGATTGGATGATCAAAACTTCATTTATCTAATAATGAaagcattataaaatgaattgataatccaaaaacataattgataaactaggaataaaattccacatcaataatccatatgatatcaaaaccaaacaatataaaaaactcttaaaattcaacaatgtaaacataaaagcaaaaataaactCTTCTGACTTGAACATGGTCATCTCAAAAGTCCACCCCTTCTTTTCATCTTTGTTTGAGCAGTCACAAGCTTGTTATAAAGCTCCAAAAACGAAAACTTTTTGTCgctaaacaaaatttcatttctgaCTTCATTAAAGCTATCTGGAAGCCCATCAAGGATCATTATCTGTTGGGTTTCTGGGTCAACTTTCCCCCCCGACAAGTGAAGTTCATTGAAGTAGCCAAGCATGACTAGGGCATATACCCCCACGTCTTGGCCCTCTTCAAATACATCATGCCTTAAATGCTTCACAGCGATACCAGCTCTTGCCTTAGAGGACTTTTCTTCAAACCACGTGGGCTTGTTGACCAACGGCCTTTTGGGTTTGTCAAACCTCTCAAGGGCATTGCCAACACCGGCTAAAACGAAGCCCTTGAGATGACATTCCGCGGTATGCCACTGATCACGAAACTCCTTGTCCTCTCCTTGTAGATGGTATGTGGGCGGACGATTCTTGCTGAGAATCAATCTCAAGTCATTGATCAAACGATCAACATCAAGCTTACTTTTCCATTCCTTAAACAATTCAGAGTCACGCTTCCTCGAACTAAGTATGGCATagtaaatatcccaagtatcAATCATCTTTCGTTCAAGCTGAGAACAAAcaccaataatataaacatgtaaaatttcaaggaattgcaaataaccacaaaacaattcatcaatttttcatCCACAAAAATCAAGCACAAACGTTCTTCTACTAGGAAGCCGTGTCTTATTCATGCAAGAAatccattatttttacttgCCACAATGTCGAcagatagtccagagaccataaGAATGGCATGACTGACTAACACTGCTAAAGCGTATAACCACAAAATTAAGCACTAAGGATTCTTTACTTGTGCGTGAACTCCTCTAAAGAAAGGTCGAACCGGACAAGTATCTCCTCCTATAGCTCCCTCTaagcattattaaaatacaatccTTATAATTTCGTAGCAATATTGCTCCGGTAAAGACCAGTCGCGATATTactgaaaaactaattttacgattttaatAACCTTTATCTAGAGAAGTCCAAACTTACGAACTGGTAAT is a window from the Salvia hispanica cultivar TCC Black 2014 chromosome 1, UniMelb_Shisp_WGS_1.0, whole genome shotgun sequence genome containing:
- the LOC125186917 gene encoding uncharacterized protein LOC125186917: MIDTWDIYYAILSSRKRDSELFKEWKSKLDVDRLINDLRLILSKNRPPTYHLQGEDKEFRDQWHTAECHLKGFVLAGVGNALERFDKPKRPLVNKPTWFEEKSSKARAGIAVKHLRHDVFEEGQDVGVYALVMLGYFNELHLSGGKVDPETQQIMILDGLPDSFNEVRNEILFSDKKFSFLELYNKLVTAQTKMKRRGGLLR